Proteins encoded within one genomic window of Clostridiales bacterium:
- a CDS encoding dicarboxylate/amino acid:cation symporter, translated as MNFLKSHKSSMVLLLSVVIGGIIGVIFGASAKVLEPLGTLFINLMLVLIVPLVFFSISSAISNMNEIRRFGRIVITIVIIFICTSLIASMLGLAGVYAFNPTSGISAENVKKILSISGGQIQKSEQVGVLQQIVNTITVSDFVSLFSRTNMLQLIIFSVLFGIGTIMAGEKGRVISNFLEAGTEVIMKIIKIIMYYAPIGIACYFASVVGQLGAQLLEGYLKTFILYIVLSAVYYFGFFTLYSFVSAGKNGIRIFWKNCIVPSATAIATCSSAACIPVNLEAVKNMGIKDDICDTVIPIGTNVHKDGSALAGVLKIVFLFGITGRSITGFSTVLGIIMIAFLSGTVMGAIPNGGLIGEMLILNIYGFPSSYLPIIAVISTITDAPATLLNAIGNTVCTMLTSRFIEGRNWMKNKLSKTQNLTIIK; from the coding sequence ATGAATTTTTTAAAATCCCATAAATCTTCAATGGTTTTGTTGTTATCCGTTGTAATAGGTGGAATCATCGGTGTTATATTTGGTGCTTCGGCAAAAGTTCTCGAACCCTTAGGTACTCTTTTTATTAATCTGATGTTGGTTCTAATTGTGCCTCTGGTATTTTTCAGCATCTCTTCAGCGATATCCAATATGAATGAAATAAGGCGTTTCGGCAGAATCGTAATAACTATTGTCATAATATTTATATGTACATCTCTGATCGCTTCTATGCTCGGGCTTGCCGGTGTCTATGCATTCAATCCTACGAGTGGAATCAGTGCGGAGAATGTAAAAAAAATACTTTCGATTTCAGGCGGACAGATTCAAAAGTCCGAACAGGTCGGCGTTCTTCAACAGATTGTAAATACCATCACTGTATCTGATTTCGTGTCGCTGTTTTCGAGGACAAATATGCTCCAGCTTATTATATTTTCCGTTTTATTTGGGATAGGTACGATTATGGCTGGAGAAAAGGGCAGGGTAATATCGAATTTTCTGGAGGCCGGAACTGAAGTTATAATGAAGATTATAAAAATAATCATGTACTATGCCCCGATAGGAATCGCATGTTATTTTGCTTCGGTTGTCGGACAGCTTGGCGCGCAACTATTAGAAGGATATTTGAAAACATTTATATTATATATAGTACTTTCCGCAGTTTATTATTTTGGCTTTTTCACCCTTTACTCTTTTGTATCAGCCGGCAAAAACGGTATCAGGATTTTCTGGAAAAACTGTATAGTGCCATCAGCCACTGCTATTGCAACTTGTTCCAGTGCGGCATGTATTCCAGTCAATTTGGAAGCTGTAAAAAATATGGGTATAAAAGATGATATATGTGATACGGTAATCCCGATTGGTACAAATGTACATAAAGATGGTTCTGCTCTTGCAGGTGTCTTAAAGATAGTATTTCTATTTGGGATTACAGGAAGAAGCATAACAGGGTTTAGCACCGTATTAGGTATAATTATGATAGCATTTTTGTCCGGCACTGTAATGGGAGCCATCCCTAATGGCGGGCTTATCGGAGAGATGCTCATTTTAAATATATATGGATTCCCTTCGTCATATCTTCCGATTATTGCAGTTATAAGCACCATTACCGACGCCCCTGCAACCTTGTTAAATGCGATAGGCAATAC